The Burkholderia pyrrocinia genomic sequence CGTTGAAATAGTTGCCGATGATCTGCAGGCCGACCGGGCGCTTCGCATTCGCGCCCGCGCCGAAGCCGCACGGCACGCTCATGCCGGGCAGGCCGGCGAGGCTCACCGACAGCGTATAGATATCCGCGAGATACATCTGCACCGGATCGTCGCCCTTCGCGCCGAGATCCCATGCGACCGTCGGCGATGCCGGGCCCATGATCACGTCGCAGGACTTGAACGCTTCCTGGAAATCCTGCGCGATGATGCGGCGGATCTTCTGCGCCTGCAGGTAGTACGCGTCGTAGTAGCCGTGCGACAGCACGTACGCGCCGACCAGAATCCGGCGCTTCACCTCGGGGCCGAAGCCTTCGGCGCGCGACTTCTTGTACATGTCGAGCAGGTCGCCGTACTGCGCGGCGCGATGGCCGAAGCGCACGCCGTCGAAACGCGACAGGTTCGACGACGCCTCGGCCGGCGCGATCACGTAGTACACGGGGATCGACAGTTCCGTCTTCGGCAGCGACACCGGCACGAGCGTCGCGCCGAGCGCTTCGTAAGCTTTAAGCGCCGCGTCGATCGTCGCGCGCACGTCGTCGGCGAGGCCGTCGCCGAAATACTCGTTCGGCAAGCCGATGCGCAGGCCCGCGAGCGGCTTGCCCGCATCGTTGCCGGCCGCCCACGGCTGGCCGAGGTGGCGCGTGAAATCCTCGTCGTCGCGCTCGAGGCTCGTCGAGTCGCGCTCGTCGAAGCCGGCCATCGCATTGAGCAGCAGCGCGCAGTCGGACGCGCTCTGCGCCATCGGGCCGCCCTGGTCGAGCGACGACGCGAACGCGATCATCCCGTAGCGCGACACGCGGCCGTAGGTCGGCTTGATGCCCGTCACGCCCGCGAACGACGCGGGCTGGCGGATCGAGCCGCCGGTGTCGGTGCCGGTCGCGGCCGGCGCGAGGCGCGCGGCGACGGCGGCCGAGCTGCCGCCCGAGCTGCCGCCCGGCACCGCGTTGGTGTCCCACGGGTTCTTCACCGCGCCGAACGCGGAGTTCTCGTTCGACGAGCCCATCGCGAACTCGTCCATGTTGGTCTTGCCGAGCGTGACCATGCCGGCCGCCTGCAGGCGGGCGACGACGGTCGCGTCGAACGGGCTCTCGTAGTTCGCGAGCATCTTCGAGCC encodes the following:
- the gatA gene encoding Asp-tRNA(Asn)/Glu-tRNA(Gln) amidotransferase subunit GatA, coding for MHAKSLTELRAALAAKECSAVELAQLYLKRIDAARDLNAFVHVDADLTLAQAKAADAELARGAGGALTGLPIAHKDVFVTRGWRSTAGSKMLANYESPFDATVVARLQAAGMVTLGKTNMDEFAMGSSNENSAFGAVKNPWDTNAVPGGSSGGSSAAVAARLAPAATGTDTGGSIRQPASFAGVTGIKPTYGRVSRYGMIAFASSLDQGGPMAQSASDCALLLNAMAGFDERDSTSLERDDEDFTRHLGQPWAAGNDAGKPLAGLRIGLPNEYFGDGLADDVRATIDAALKAYEALGATLVPVSLPKTELSIPVYYVIAPAEASSNLSRFDGVRFGHRAAQYGDLLDMYKKSRAEGFGPEVKRRILVGAYVLSHGYYDAYYLQAQKIRRIIAQDFQEAFKSCDVIMGPASPTVAWDLGAKGDDPVQMYLADIYTLSVSLAGLPGMSVPCGFGAGANAKRPVGLQIIGNYFNEARMLQVADAFQRATDWHKQVPAGVQA